A genomic segment from Castor canadensis chromosome 1, mCasCan1.hap1v2, whole genome shotgun sequence encodes:
- the Taar5 gene encoding trace amine-associated receptor 5: MKAVLIQSAEESPVAFCYQMNNSCPRMVHPLGIQLVIYLACAVGMLITVLGNLFVVFAVSYFKVLHTPTNFLLLSLALADMLLGLLVLPLSTVRSVESCWFFGDFLCRLHTYLDTLFCLTSIFHLCFISIDRHCAICDPLLYPSKFTVRMALKYILAGWGVPAVYTAFFLYTDVVERGLSQWLEEMPCVGSCQLLFNKFWGWLNFPAFFVPCLIMIGVYVKIFVVATRQAQQISTLRKSLAGAVKRERKAAKTLGIAVGIYLLCWLPFTIDTMVESLLHFITPPLVFDIFIWFAYFNSACNPIIYVFSYRWFRKALKLTLSQEIFSPQTPTVDLYQE; the protein is encoded by the coding sequence ATGAAAGCTGTTCTCATCCAAAGCGCTGAAGAAAGCCCCGTGGCATTTTGCTACCAGATGAATAACTCTTGTCCCAGGATGGTTCATCCTCTGGGCATCCAGCTGGTCATCTACCTGGCCTGTGCAGTGGGCATGCTAATTACCGTTCTAGGGAATTTGTTTGTGGTATTTGCCGTGTCCTACTTTAAAGTGCTTCACACTCCCACCAACTTCTTGCTGCTCTCTCTGGCCCTGGCTGACATGTTGCTGGGTCTCTTAGTGCTGCCCTTAAGCACTGTTCGCTCTGTGGAGAGCTGCTGGTTCTTCGGGGACTTCCTCTGCCGTCTGCATACCTACCTGGACACCCTCTTCTGCCTCACCTCCATCTTCCATCTCTGTTTCATTTCTATTGACCGCCACTGTGCCATCTGTGATCCTCTACTCTATCCCTCCAAGTTCACGGTCAGGATGGCCCTCAAGTACATCTTGGCAGGGTGGGGTGTGCCAGCAGTTTATACTGCCTTCTTTCTCTATACAGATGTAGTAGAGAGAGGACTCAGCCAGTGGCTGGAAGAGATGCCTTGTGTGGGCAGTTGTCAGCTTCTGTTCAATAAGTTTTGGGGCTGGTTAAACTTCCCTGCGTTCTTTGTCCCCTGCCTCATCATGATCGGCGTGTATGTGAAGATCTTTGTGGTTGCTACAAGGCAGGCTCAGCAGATCAGCACCTTGAGGAAAAGCTTGGCTGGGGCTGTCAAGCGTGAGAGAAAAGCTGCCAAGACCCTGGGCATTGCTGTGGGCATCTACCTCCTGTGCTGGCTTCCCTTCACCATCGACACAATGGTGGAGAGCCTTCTGCACTTCATCACACCACCACTGGTATTTGACATTTTTATCTGGTTTGCTTACTTCAACTCAGCCTGCAACCCCATTATCTATGTCTTTTCCTACCGGTGGTTCAGAAAGGCGCTGAAACTCACTCTGAGCCAGGAGATCTTCTCACCACAGACACCCACTGTTGATTTGTACCAGGAATGA